From Microbacterium sp. 10M-3C3:
TGCCGAGGCGGGAGGGCGCGACCTTCCGGCATCGCCTGCTCGGCTGACGCCCGCCGGGTCTCGGCAGCGGCACGCCCGCGCCGCTAGGGTGAGGGTCCATGGACATGCGGGTCGCGGCCTATGCGGTCATCACGGATGACGACGGCCGTCTGCTGCTCGCCCACTGGAACGAAGGGCGCCACGCCGCGTGGACCCTGCCCGGCGGCGGACTCGAGGCCGGCGAAGATCCGGAGCACGCCGCGCGGCGCGAGGTGCGGGAGGAGACCGGCTATCGGGTCGCCCTCGATGCGCTCCTCGGAATCCACTCCCGCGTCATCCCCGCCGCCGACCGCATCAGCGGCGACGCGAGTCCGCTCCACACGCTGCGCATCGTCTATCGCGCGCACACCACGGGCGGACGGCTTCGCAACGAGGTCGACGGCTCGACCGACCGCGCCGAGTGGTTCACGCTCGACGACGTGCAGCGCCTGCAGCGCGTCAAGCTCGTCGACATCGCGCTGCGGATGGCGGACCTGCGCTAAGCGGGCGCTTCCATCGTGATGTCGGCGACCGTCGCGTCGTACGCGGCGATGAGCGCGTCGGCGTCGACGAACAGGCTGTACCCGTGTGCTCCGGCGCCGAGCGCGACGCGCTGGCCGACGATCCGCTCGTCCGCGAACACCGGCCAGTCGGTCGCGCTGCCGATCGGCACGATCGTGCCGCGCTCGTAGCCGGTCGCCTCGAGCGCCCGCTGCGGGTCGGGGAGCTGCAGCTTGTTGACGCCGACGACGGCCCGCAGCTTCGGCCACGAGATCGCGCGGTCACCGGGCACGAGGGCGAACAGATACGTATCGTCGGAGCGTTTCACCACGAGCGTCTTGACGATGCCCGACGGATGCAGCCCCAAGAGCGCGGCCGCCTCGGCGAGGGTGTGCGCGGCCGGGCGCGCCACGATCTCGACGTCGAGCCCGCGCGCGGCGGCGGCGGCTCGGACGCGTTCGGTGGGGTCTTCGCTCACGCGTCGGGAGCGCGCAGCGGGTCGTCCGCGACCCACAGCTCGTCGTCGGCGCGCAGCGTCTGCCAAGCGGCGTAGACGACGCCGGCTGCCGCGGCGATGCCGAGGAGGATCGCGATGACGCCGCCGGCGCCGATCCCCGAGCGCTGCGGCTCGAGCTTCTTCGCGAGCTTCTTGGTCGCCTGCTTGCCGTACTTGTCGGCCTTCTTGGCGTACTTCTTGGTGTCCAGCTCGAAGCCGCGGCCCTTCGCCAGGCGCGCGCGGGTGTCGTTCGCCGCATCCCACACCGACATGGCTCCGCCCACGAGCGCGCCCGCGGTGGGGACGACCTTGTCGCTGAGCACGTGGCGCGAGTACTTCACGCTCTTGTCCACGTACGGGGCCGCGTAGCGGTCGTATGAGTCCTTGACCGCGGGCACGACCTGCTCGCGGCTGTAGTTGCCGACGGCGCGGCCGGCTTCGCGGGCGACGTCGGCACCCTCACCGAGGAGCACCTGCTGCGACTCCCACACCTTCGCGGCGTGCTTGCGGAGCTTGCGCAGCTCCTTCTTGCTCTTGCGGCTGAGGCTCACGGTCTTGCCCTCCCGGTCGATGGGATGTCCTGCGCCCATCTTGCCAGACCGACCCTCAGCGCACCCGAGGGGCTTGCAGATAACTCTGCGAGAATGTACCCATGCCTTCTCCCTCCGCGGTCGCGACCATCCACACCAATCACGGCGACATCGTCGTCAATCTCTTCGGCGACCAGGCGCCGCGCACGGTGCAGAACTTCATCGGTCTCGCCGACGGCTCGCAGGCCTGGACCCACCCCGCGACCGGTCAGCCCGGCGAGGGCCCGCTCTACACCGACGTGATCTTCCACCGCATCATCCCGGGCTTCATGATCCAGGGCGGCGACCCGCTCGGCCAGGGCGTGGGCGGTCCCGGCTACACGTTCAACGACGAGATCAGCCCCGAGCTCGACTTCCAGACCCCGTACAAGCTCGCCATGGCCAACGCGGGTCTGCGCCGCAACGCCCTGACCGGCAAGGCCGAGGGCACCAACGGCTCGCAGTTCTTCATCACGACCGACCCGACCCCGTGGCTGCAGGGCAAGCACACGATCTTCGGCGAGGTCGCGGATGACGCGTCCAAGGCCGTCGTCGACGCGATCGCCGCCGTCCCCACCGCCGCCGGCGATCGTCCGATCGAGCCCGTCCTCATCAGCTCGATCGACGTCACCGCGCTCTGACGCCTCGCCGCGCGATCATCCGCCGACCTGGGGACCCGGAGTGACCACCGACGAGTTCCAGCGCAACAGCGACAACTTCTGCTACCGGCATCCCGACCGGCAGAGCTTCGTGCTGTGCCAGCGGTGCCTGCGGACGATCTGTCCCGAGTGCCAGACCCCCGCCGCGGTCGGGGTGATCTGTCCGGAGTGTCTCGCGGAGCAGCGCGCGCAGCGCACGCCCGCGCAGAAGAAGGCCGAGCGCCGGTGGTCGCGCGCGTCGACGCCCATGGCCGCTGTCGGCTCCGGCCGGCCGGTCGTGACGCTCGTGATCATCGCGGTGACGGCGCTCGTCTTCGTCGTGACCCTCATCCCGGGTGTCGGCACTTCCGTCGACAACGCACTGTCCTTCTACGCCCCGGCGCTGTATCCACAGATCACGGGCGTCTTCCAGCCGTGGCGGCTCGTGACGGTCACGCTCGTGCACAGCGGGTTCTGGCACATCGGCCTCAACATGCTCGCCCTGTGGTTCATGGGCCGCAGCCTCGAGCCACTCCTCGGTCGCTCGAGATTCCTCGTGCTCTACCTCCTGAGCGCGGTCGGCGGCTCGGTGGCGGTGGCGCTGCTGGCGCCGAACGTGCCGGTCGTCGGCGCGTCGGGCGCCATCTTCGGCCTCTTCGGCGCACTGCTCGTGATCGGACGGCATCTCGGGGCGAACATCCGCGTCATCGCGATCCTGATCGCGATCAACTTCGCGCTGCCGTTCGTGCTCGCACTCGTGTCGGCGATCGGCACCGGCTCGTTCGCGGGTGCGCTGCAGGCGATCCAGATCTCGTGGCAGTCGCACCTCGGCGGCCTCATTGCCGGCGCGGCGATCGGCTTCATCTATGCCCGCACGCGGCGTCGCACGCAGCGACCGCTGCAGATCGGACTGCTGGTGGGCTTCGGCGCCCTCATGGTGACGCTGCTGGCGCTGCCGCCCGTGATCTACGGCTGAGAGCCGGAGTTATCCACAGTTCCATCCACACGTGTGGAGGAATGACACCGGTGTAATTATCGCCAGCGGATGGTCATCAGGAACCCGATGAACGCGATGCCGAAACCGATGACGAGGTTCCACGCGCCGATGCCCGGGATCGGGAACTGCATGCTGCTCAGGTAGAAGACGAGCACCCATGCCAGACCGACCAGCATCAGGCCGATCATCACGGGGAGGAACCATGCCGGGTTGGGCGCGGATTCCCGATCGCCGCGCGCGGCGATCGGGTCGTCGCCGTTGCTCGTTCGTGCCATGCCCGACAGTCTAACTGGCAGCCCGCGCATACCTCCGAGCCGTAGGATCGCACCGTGCACACCACCGCGGCACCACCTTCCCGGCGCGCGCAGCGCGCGCGTCCGCGTCGTCGTGTCTCGGTGATCGGCGTCATCGGCGAGCTGCTGATCACGGTCGGCGTCGTCGTGCTGCTCTACGTCGCGTGGCAGATGTGGATCGGCGACCTCATCTACGCCGCGGAGAAGAACCAGGTCGGCGCCGAGCTGTCCCAGGAGTGGCAGCAGCAGGCGGCCGCGTCGACGCCGGATGCGGCGAG
This genomic window contains:
- a CDS encoding YbaK/EbsC family protein, with amino-acid sequence MSEDPTERVRAAAAARGLDVEIVARPAAHTLAEAAALLGLHPSGIVKTLVVKRSDDTYLFALVPGDRAISWPKLRAVVGVNKLQLPDPQRALEATGYERGTIVPIGSATDWPVFADERIVGQRVALGAGAHGYSLFVDADALIAAYDATVADITMEAPA
- a CDS encoding cell division protein CrgA, encoding MARTSNGDDPIAARGDRESAPNPAWFLPVMIGLMLVGLAWVLVFYLSSMQFPIPGIGAWNLVIGFGIAFIGFLMTIRWR
- a CDS encoding rhomboid family intramembrane serine protease; this encodes MTTDEFQRNSDNFCYRHPDRQSFVLCQRCLRTICPECQTPAAVGVICPECLAEQRAQRTPAQKKAERRWSRASTPMAAVGSGRPVVTLVIIAVTALVFVVTLIPGVGTSVDNALSFYAPALYPQITGVFQPWRLVTVTLVHSGFWHIGLNMLALWFMGRSLEPLLGRSRFLVLYLLSAVGGSVAVALLAPNVPVVGASGAIFGLFGALLVIGRHLGANIRVIAILIAINFALPFVLALVSAIGTGSFAGALQAIQISWQSHLGGLIAGAAIGFIYARTRRRTQRPLQIGLLVGFGALMVTLLALPPVIYG
- a CDS encoding NUDIX hydrolase, which translates into the protein MDMRVAAYAVITDDDGRLLLAHWNEGRHAAWTLPGGGLEAGEDPEHAARREVREETGYRVALDALLGIHSRVIPAADRISGDASPLHTLRIVYRAHTTGGRLRNEVDGSTDRAEWFTLDDVQRLQRVKLVDIALRMADLR
- a CDS encoding DNA helicase, whose product is MSLSRKSKKELRKLRKHAAKVWESQQVLLGEGADVAREAGRAVGNYSREQVVPAVKDSYDRYAAPYVDKSVKYSRHVLSDKVVPTAGALVGGAMSVWDAANDTRARLAKGRGFELDTKKYAKKADKYGKQATKKLAKKLEPQRSGIGAGGVIAILLGIAAAAGVVYAAWQTLRADDELWVADDPLRAPDA
- a CDS encoding peptidylprolyl isomerase, with the protein product MPSPSAVATIHTNHGDIVVNLFGDQAPRTVQNFIGLADGSQAWTHPATGQPGEGPLYTDVIFHRIIPGFMIQGGDPLGQGVGGPGYTFNDEISPELDFQTPYKLAMANAGLRRNALTGKAEGTNGSQFFITTDPTPWLQGKHTIFGEVADDASKAVVDAIAAVPTAAGDRPIEPVLISSIDVTAL